The window TTCGCCAAAACCGGCCTGACCCCGGTCAAGAGCGACGTGGTGGATGCTCCGTATATTGATGAGTTTCCGCTGGTCATCGAATGCGCCCTGACCGAAACCATCGAGGTCGGCGTTCATATTATGCTGGTGGGTGAAATCAAGGATGTGAAGTGCGATGAGGACAAACTCATCGGCGGCAAGAATCCTGACCCGGAAAAAATCCTGCCGCTCGTCTTCTCTCCCGGTGTGCGTAATTACCACACCATCGGTGAGTTCGTGGGCAAAGGCTTCAGCATGGGCAAAAAGTACATGAAGTAGCCGCCATCGACAGTCAGAAACAAGGCCGATCCGGAGTATCCGGGTCGGCCTTTGTTTTTTGGG of the Pseudodesulfovibrio sp. zrk46 genome contains:
- a CDS encoding flavin reductase family protein, whose product is MKKSLGAKTLAQPTPVWAVGAYDEDGKPNAMIAAWGGIASSDPASMTVSVRPGRHTYAGILKNKAFTISVCPKWLAAESDYLGMVSGSKEDKFAKTGLTPVKSDVVDAPYIDEFPLVIECALTETIEVGVHIMLVGEIKDVKCDEDKLIGGKNPDPEKILPLVFSPGVRNYHTIGEFVGKGFSMGKKYMK